One window of the Manihot esculenta cultivar AM560-2 chromosome 14, M.esculenta_v8, whole genome shotgun sequence genome contains the following:
- the LOC110600140 gene encoding protein PHOX1, whose product MMGKQNDKNKKRAAGQGVDSNGKQNSRKAYDKDTAVFISMSQELKEEGNRLFQKRDHEGAMMKYEKAIKLLPRNHIDVSHLRSNMAACYMQMGVNEYPRAIHECDLALQVTPKYSKALLKRARCYEALNRLDLALNDVSTVLKMEPNNIMATEVAERVNIALERRGLRVNGTVIELPAEYVEPPSTSSVPTALKEKKPKKKNRKVEEKKAKDESEAKKAEKAAKDEIKEKAKDESEAKMGEKAAKDEIEEKMVDKKIEEKETEDKVVVEQQSSGAKEESKKTVKLVFGQDIRCTQVPLNCSLLQLREVISDRFSGIGAFLIKYRDQEGDLVTITTDEELRWAEASAESKASIKLYLVKVNPQQDPFYWKLNNEKLHKIDLQQKLVNGNMDKGEEAENGSCHIDEWIVEFATLFKDHVGFDSDAYLSLHELGVKVYSEAMEEAITSEEAQDLFNTAAGTFQEMAALALFNWGNVHMSRARKKVYFTEDASKESILERIKSAYDWAQKEYVEAGQKYEAALRIKPDFYEALLALGHQQFEQAKLAWYYTVGNNVELEPWLPEEIVQLYNSAENNMEKGMQMWEEQEAQRRNQQSISLKIESHSEKTGLDGLFKDISAVAAAEQAKTMRSQINLLWGTILYERSIMEFKLGLPVWQDCLEIAVEKFELAGASPTDIAVMIKNHISNNSALEGLGFRIDEIVQAWNEMYEAKKWHSRVPSLRLEPILRRRVPKLYHALELA is encoded by the exons ATGATGGGGAAGCAAAATGACAAGAACAAGAAGCGGGCAGCTGGGCAGGGAGTTGACAGCAATGGGAAGCAAAATAGCCGTAAAGCTTATGACAAGGACACTGCAGTTTTTATTTCCATGTCTCAAGAATTGAAGGAAGAAGGCAACAGGCTGTTTCAAAAGAGGGACCATGAAGGAGCTATGATGAAGTACGAGAAAGCCATCAAATTGCTGCCCAGGAATCACATAGATGTGTCTCATCTTAGGAGCAACATGGCTGCATGTTATATGCAGATGGGTGTCAATGAATACCCTAGGGCAATACATGAGTGTGATCTGGCACTGCAAGTCACACCTAAGTACAGTAAAGCACTATTAAAGAGGGCAAGGTGTTACGAAGCTTTGAATAGGCTGGATTTGGCTTTGAATGATGTTTCGACGGTTTTGAAAATGGAGCCGAATAATATCATGGCAACCGAGGTTGCAGAAAGGGTGAACATCGCGCTTGAGCGTAGAGGACTAAGGGTGAATGGTACAGTCATTGAACTGCCTGCAGAATATGTTGAACCTCCTAGCACTTCATCTGTGCCAACGGCATTGAAAgagaagaagccgaagaagaaaaatagaaagGTTGAGGAGAAGAAGGCTAAGGATGAGAGTGAGGCGAAAAAGGCTGAGAAGGCGGCTAAGGATGAAATTAAGGAGAAGGCTAAGGATGAAAGTGAGGCGAAAATGGGTGAGAAGGCGGCTAAGGATGAAATTGAGGAGAAGATGGTAGATAAGAAGATTGAGGAGAAAGAGACTGAGGATAAGGTGGTAGTAGAGCAGCAAAGTAGCGGTGCAAAGGAAGAATCCAAGAAGACTGTGAAATTGGTATTTGGTCAGGACATAAGATGCACTCAGGTGCCTCTTAATTGCAGCCTCCTGCAACTCAGAGAAGTCATATCTGATCGGTTTTCGGGCATAGGAGCATTTCTCATCAAATACAGGGATCAAGAAGGGGATTTGGTAACAATAACCACTGATGAAGAACTGAGATGGGCTGAAGCATCAGCTGAATCCAAGGCCTCTATCAAGCTGTATTTAGTGAAAGTCAATCCTCAGCAGGATCCATTCTATTGGAAACTTAACAATGAGAAGTTACACAAAATCGATTTGCAACAAAAATTGGTGAATGGGAACATGGACAAAGGCGAAGAAGCAGAAAATGGATCTTGTCATATTGATGAATGGATAGTAGAGTTTGCTACGCTATTTAAAGACCATGTTGGGTTTGATTCTGATGCATATCTCAGTCTTCATGAACTTGGTGTTAAAGTATATTCTGAGGCTATGGAAGAGGCAATTACAAGTGAAGAAGCACAAGACCTTTTTAACACAGCAGCAGGGACGTTCCAAGAGATGGCAGCTTTGGCATTGTTCAACTGGGGAAATGTTCATATGTCTAGAGCAAGGAAGAAGGTTTACTTCACGGAAGATGCTTCAAAAGAATCCATTCTCGAACGGATAAAAAGTGCATACGATTGGGCAcagaaggaatatgttgaagcagGACAGAAGTATGAAGCAGCATTGAGAATCAAACCAGATTTCTATGAGGCTCTTCTGGCTCTAGGGCATCAGCAGTTTGAGCAGGCAAAACTTGCTTGGTATTACACTGTTGGCAACAATGTTGAATTAGAACCATGGCTTCCAGAAGAGATTGTGCAACTCTATAACAGTGCTGAAAACAACATGGAAAAAGGCATGCAGATGTGGGAAGAACAGGAAGCACAACGCCGAAATCAACAGTCTATTTCACTTAAGATTGAATCTCATTCAGAGAAAACAGGTTTGGATGGGCTATTCAAAGATATATCAGCAGTAGCTGCTGCTGAGCAGGCGAAGACCATGAGGTCTCAGATTAATCTCCTATGGGGAACAATACTCTATGAGAGATCAATTATGGAATTCAAATTAGGGCTACCAGTCTGGCAAGATTGTTTGGAAATTGCAGTTGAGAAGTTTGAGCTTGCTGGTGCATCACCAACAGATATAGCTGTTATGATAAAGAACCATATTTCAAATAATAGTGCATTAGAAG GTCTAGGATTTAGAATTGATGAAATAGTACAGGCGTGGAATGAAATGTATGAGGCGAAAAAATGGCACAGTAGAGTTCCTTCCCTCCGGTTAGAACCTATACTTCGGCGACGAGTTCCCAAACTTTATCATGCTCTGGAGCTTGCATGA
- the LOC110631006 gene encoding protein OS-9 homolog isoform X2: MRFLWSILVVCTLWSRALADQIFPGPVAGSFSRSSHEPKYKIEFHPEDSPFHPDDDQESVIIPDKNGQNYLCYLPKVEKVKSGKPVNQLNVSSMIVETEKPVKLKTPDELLEVLKDRCFIRQEGWWSYEFCYQRKLRQVHLEDDKVVQEFVLGVYDEEATAAYNQNLSDVSTLKDPRSKDASQRYHAHQYTNGTMCDLTTQPRETEVRFVCSEPRAMISSITELSTCKYALTIQCPMLCKHPLFQEERPVWHTINCNVLPNSKATKAEKDKAEDKQVIMVTNMEYPSNFDSDE; encoded by the exons ATGAGATTTTTATGGTCAATTCTTGTTGTGTGCACTCTGTGGAGCCGTGCTTTGGCCGATCAGATCTTCCCAGGTCCTGTGG CTGGTTCCTTCAGTCGCAGCTCTCATGAACCAAAGTATAAGATTGAATTCCATCCAGAGGACTCACCTTTTCATCCC GATGATGACCAGGAGTCGGTGATTATACCCGATAAGAATGGACAGAATTATTTATGTTACTTGCCCAAGGTGGAGAAAGTCAAGAGTGGAAAGCCTGTTAATCAATTGAACGTGAGCAGCATGATTGTGGAAACTGAGAAACCTGTCAAATTGAAAACACCAGATGAGCTGCTTGAAGTGTTGAAAGATCGATGTTTCATCAGA CAAGAGGGTTGGTGGTCTTATGAATTCTGCTATCAGAGGAAATTGCGGCAAGTTCATTTAGAGGATGATAAG GTTGTCCAGGAATTTGTTTTGGGTGTTTATGATGAAGAAGCCACAGCTGCCTACAACCAGAATCTCTCTGATGTTTCTACTTTGAAAGATCCTCGCTCAAAAGACGCATCTCAAAG GTATCATGCTCATCAATACACAAATGGAACCATGTGTGACCTTACAACTCAGCCCCGGGAAACTGAG GTGAGGTTCGTATGCTCAGAGCCTAGAGCTATGATTAGTTCTATCACAGAGCTATCTACTTGCAAGTATGCCCTTACGATACAATGCCCAATGCTTTGCAAGCACCC ATTATTCCAAGAAGAGAGACCAGTTTGGCACACCATCAACTGTAATGTCCTTCCCAATTCCAAAGCaaccaaggcagaaaaagaCAAAGCTGAAGATAAGCAGGTTATTATGGTCACAAACATGGAATATCCATCTAATTTTGATTCAGATGAATAG
- the LOC110631006 gene encoding protein OS-9 homolog isoform X1, which translates to MRFLWSILVVCTLWSRALADQIFPGPVAGSFSRSSHEPKYKIEFHPEDSPFHPMPTTLQDDDQESVIIPDKNGQNYLCYLPKVEKVKSGKPVNQLNVSSMIVETEKPVKLKTPDELLEVLKDRCFIRQEGWWSYEFCYQRKLRQVHLEDDKVVQEFVLGVYDEEATAAYNQNLSDVSTLKDPRSKDASQRYHAHQYTNGTMCDLTTQPRETEVRFVCSEPRAMISSITELSTCKYALTIQCPMLCKHPLFQEERPVWHTINCNVLPNSKATKAEKDKAEDKQVIMVTNMEYPSNFDSDE; encoded by the exons ATGAGATTTTTATGGTCAATTCTTGTTGTGTGCACTCTGTGGAGCCGTGCTTTGGCCGATCAGATCTTCCCAGGTCCTGTGG CTGGTTCCTTCAGTCGCAGCTCTCATGAACCAAAGTATAAGATTGAATTCCATCCAGAGGACTCACCTTTTCATCCC ATGCCAACAACTTTGCAGGATGATGACCAGGAGTCGGTGATTATACCCGATAAGAATGGACAGAATTATTTATGTTACTTGCCCAAGGTGGAGAAAGTCAAGAGTGGAAAGCCTGTTAATCAATTGAACGTGAGCAGCATGATTGTGGAAACTGAGAAACCTGTCAAATTGAAAACACCAGATGAGCTGCTTGAAGTGTTGAAAGATCGATGTTTCATCAGA CAAGAGGGTTGGTGGTCTTATGAATTCTGCTATCAGAGGAAATTGCGGCAAGTTCATTTAGAGGATGATAAG GTTGTCCAGGAATTTGTTTTGGGTGTTTATGATGAAGAAGCCACAGCTGCCTACAACCAGAATCTCTCTGATGTTTCTACTTTGAAAGATCCTCGCTCAAAAGACGCATCTCAAAG GTATCATGCTCATCAATACACAAATGGAACCATGTGTGACCTTACAACTCAGCCCCGGGAAACTGAG GTGAGGTTCGTATGCTCAGAGCCTAGAGCTATGATTAGTTCTATCACAGAGCTATCTACTTGCAAGTATGCCCTTACGATACAATGCCCAATGCTTTGCAAGCACCC ATTATTCCAAGAAGAGAGACCAGTTTGGCACACCATCAACTGTAATGTCCTTCCCAATTCCAAAGCaaccaaggcagaaaaagaCAAAGCTGAAGATAAGCAGGTTATTATGGTCACAAACATGGAATATCCATCTAATTTTGATTCAGATGAATAG